A genomic region of Micromonospora sp. NBC_01796 contains the following coding sequences:
- a CDS encoding GNAT family N-acetyltransferase, whose protein sequence is MVREWDPRTASSAEIESLLDTVNAAFAADLPADPQWRNSSLREYLAEVMPGERRISWIAQEEPAADGTSGRIMGHIHVLLLGDIGVIDVLVHPDARRRGLGRELLAKAARRTYQEGFSSIGVEVIGDTPAIHFFEALGFAREYVETRSVLPLSTVDWVTLEEMARGIGSGYRLEFYPGGPPDDMLVAYARAKAEIRDIDDGDLDLRPSSYDPQRLKDSLSCLHRRGMKPYIVLAVHESSGEVAGLTEVVVPAQHPTRADQYDTIVVQDHRGYGIDRAIKARMLFELRTAEPDLAEVQTWNAQANEPMIKVNAELGFRAERDWCEYGVNVAELVHRIDTSGSGTP, encoded by the coding sequence ATGGTGCGCGAGTGGGATCCAAGGACCGCGTCGTCCGCCGAGATCGAGTCGTTGCTGGACACTGTCAACGCGGCCTTCGCGGCGGACCTTCCGGCAGATCCTCAATGGCGGAACAGCTCCTTGCGGGAGTATCTCGCCGAGGTGATGCCGGGCGAGCGGCGGATTTCCTGGATCGCCCAGGAGGAACCGGCCGCCGACGGCACTTCCGGTCGGATCATGGGTCACATTCACGTCCTGCTGCTCGGCGACATCGGCGTGATCGACGTACTCGTGCACCCGGACGCCCGTCGGCGGGGGCTCGGACGGGAACTGCTGGCCAAGGCCGCCCGGCGGACCTATCAGGAGGGTTTCTCCTCGATCGGGGTCGAGGTCATCGGGGACACCCCGGCGATCCACTTCTTCGAGGCGCTCGGCTTCGCCCGGGAGTACGTCGAGACCCGCAGCGTGCTGCCCCTGTCCACGGTGGACTGGGTGACGCTGGAGGAGATGGCGCGGGGCATCGGCAGCGGCTACCGGCTGGAGTTCTACCCGGGTGGGCCGCCGGACGACATGCTCGTCGCGTACGCGCGGGCCAAGGCCGAGATCCGCGACATCGACGACGGCGACCTGGACCTGCGCCCGAGTTCCTATGACCCGCAGCGGCTGAAGGACAGTCTGAGCTGCCTGCACCGTCGGGGCATGAAGCCGTACATCGTGCTCGCGGTGCACGAGAGCAGTGGCGAGGTGGCCGGTCTGACCGAGGTGGTGGTGCCGGCCCAGCACCCGACCCGGGCCGACCAGTACGACACCATCGTGGTCCAGGACCACCGCGGTTACGGCATCGACCGGGCGATCAAGGCCCGGATGCTGTTCGAGCTGCGTACGGCCGAGCCGGACCTGGCCGAGGTGCAGACCTGGAACGCCCAGGCCAACGAGCCGATGATCAAGGTCAACGCCGAACTGGGTTTCCGGGCCGAGCGGGACTGGTGCGAGTACGGGGTGAACGTCGCCGAGCTGGTGCACCGGATCGACACCTCCGGGTCCGGCACGCCGTAG